A section of the Paenibacillus aurantius genome encodes:
- a CDS encoding carbohydrate binding domain-containing protein produces MAVRFKALSSALLIACMLVQLLAVGGKPANAAAAVNLIGNPGFEATENGIPSEWQAMGDLWNGDIHATTDAAMTGTYGLSIHTDTSNNPWVAIPVPVEAGVTYEISSWYKTTAVIGSVGYKLEYFKNLEKTAANYITGFSPTTAAGLNDGQWHELKYETVAPPESNYLYVYLRLYGKGTVYFDDVTMVKKKGKPQLAVQTDQVYYYPDIREGRVTVGITPEDGLLAGKSADIRLVKKSDGTPLFTQSGLPAAANVSADFDPTRMELEQPYQVIVDLKDNNQQVLESVEKTIYRWERPGMLPENGPLLVDGKPFFPVIAYHAYAQDYASLKEIGVNTVQGANTNSIATMKTLLDTAQAGGMKMLMTLYYNMKVKENFELTRQMVTTFKDHPALLGYMIMDEPTTNGVPQSELLEAYRLIRSIDPEHPTYMVEADRTAYRSTGQATDLLVTDVYPFYKNSTLPISAVGDSVREAMAAVGDTKPVWTVLQTFQMPNTNWNVLPTIDQVRNMAYQSFLAGSKGLGFYSVNDPGWKLQESALWPGMVAFKDEISLMGDLLVNGHQVSQSIEGPVQWGIWQKGTDRYAVAINISKEPQTVTLPLEQGGNRIELLYGSTPARQDSWDNGLTVRLNPEQTFVYQITPFAEMVTDANLELQTDAGILPNGYGPAQINHLLQELNKLSALLKEEPVPVKQTLDRATNGLRELSHLQAWVDGQTDEALNGKKQVLSSSLARVKALVLPIVQSIVRLELESPNSAVTPGDEKRVAVTWQNASEKTISDVQLRIDWPESFGLPPAVKTIGELPSGQGATWEESVIVPETVKPWDYSIQTTMSYTYKGFQLSTSTAASLTVTPLLDVKLSPGRLEVNKAGTYPITVEMTNKSGRSLDVEWGLSVPDGITVDLPSTVTLAPLETKVVQGQVTVPSPLKEGEFSVTIEAKRGEAVLTSLPLTVKVDTNLVYNGGFEKQAAASKQPDGWQMRASAWDQSVSHTGQASVRLTPDSANLFNVVNTDVPKAIPVTPGKKYVGKAWIKNSATAGAVSLGVRQANASGGTLTYTWKDAERNSDWTLYEVSFTALPQAQTAWIYFKLDPAANGAAWIDDIELREVQP; encoded by the coding sequence ATGGCAGTCCGATTCAAAGCCTTATCGAGTGCGCTCCTGATCGCTTGTATGCTCGTCCAGCTGCTTGCCGTTGGGGGGAAGCCCGCTAACGCCGCAGCAGCGGTCAATCTGATCGGAAATCCCGGGTTCGAAGCGACAGAGAACGGCATTCCTTCGGAATGGCAGGCCATGGGAGACTTATGGAACGGCGATATCCACGCCACAACCGATGCGGCCATGACCGGTACCTACGGTCTCTCGATTCACACCGATACCTCTAACAACCCTTGGGTAGCCATTCCCGTTCCGGTTGAAGCCGGCGTCACTTATGAGATCAGCTCCTGGTATAAAACAACGGCGGTGATCGGAAGTGTCGGCTATAAGCTGGAGTATTTCAAGAACCTTGAGAAAACCGCCGCCAATTATATTACCGGATTCAGCCCGACAACGGCCGCGGGGCTCAATGACGGCCAATGGCATGAGCTGAAATACGAGACGGTCGCGCCTCCCGAATCAAACTATTTATATGTCTATCTGCGCCTATACGGTAAAGGAACGGTCTATTTCGATGACGTTACAATGGTTAAGAAGAAGGGCAAGCCTCAGCTGGCCGTTCAAACTGACCAAGTCTATTACTACCCCGATATCCGGGAAGGCCGGGTAACGGTGGGGATTACGCCGGAGGACGGCCTACTGGCCGGCAAATCGGCAGACATTCGTCTGGTCAAAAAGTCGGACGGCACTCCGTTGTTTACCCAAAGCGGCCTCCCGGCAGCAGCAAATGTAAGCGCTGACTTTGATCCTACCCGGATGGAGCTGGAGCAGCCTTATCAAGTAATCGTCGATTTAAAGGATAACAATCAGCAGGTGCTGGAGAGCGTGGAGAAGACGATTTACCGCTGGGAGCGGCCGGGCATGCTGCCCGAGAATGGCCCCCTCCTGGTAGACGGCAAGCCGTTCTTTCCCGTCATCGCCTATCATGCTTATGCACAGGATTATGCTTCTCTGAAGGAAATCGGCGTGAATACGGTTCAGGGGGCCAATACGAACAGCATAGCCACCATGAAGACCCTACTGGATACAGCCCAAGCGGGCGGCATGAAGATGCTGATGACGCTGTATTACAACATGAAGGTAAAGGAGAACTTTGAATTAACCCGTCAAATGGTGACGACATTCAAGGATCACCCCGCTCTCCTCGGGTATATGATCATGGACGAGCCGACGACCAACGGAGTTCCCCAGTCGGAATTGCTGGAAGCGTACCGGTTGATTCGCTCGATCGACCCGGAGCATCCCACGTATATGGTAGAAGCGGACCGAACCGCCTACCGCTCCACCGGCCAGGCGACGGATTTGCTCGTCACAGACGTGTATCCCTTCTATAAAAACAGCACGCTGCCGATCTCAGCCGTTGGAGACAGCGTCCGTGAGGCCATGGCTGCCGTTGGGGACACGAAGCCGGTATGGACGGTCCTGCAAACGTTCCAGATGCCTAACACGAACTGGAACGTCCTCCCGACTATCGATCAGGTTCGCAATATGGCTTACCAGTCTTTCTTGGCCGGCAGCAAAGGGCTCGGCTTCTACTCGGTTAACGATCCGGGCTGGAAGCTGCAGGAGTCCGCATTGTGGCCGGGTATGGTTGCCTTCAAGGATGAGATAAGCTTGATGGGCGATTTGCTGGTTAACGGACACCAAGTGTCCCAGAGCATAGAAGGCCCGGTCCAATGGGGCATCTGGCAAAAGGGAACCGACCGGTATGCCGTGGCGATCAACATCTCCAAGGAGCCCCAAACCGTAACCCTGCCGCTTGAGCAAGGCGGGAATCGGATCGAGCTTCTCTATGGCTCGACCCCTGCCCGGCAGGATAGCTGGGACAACGGGCTGACGGTCCGCCTGAATCCCGAGCAGACGTTCGTTTACCAAATCACTCCCTTTGCGGAAATGGTAACGGACGCCAATCTAGAGCTTCAAACCGACGCTGGAATCCTTCCGAACGGATATGGGCCGGCTCAGATCAACCATCTCCTGCAGGAACTGAACAAGCTGTCGGCTCTGCTGAAGGAAGAACCAGTGCCCGTCAAGCAAACCCTGGACCGGGCCACGAACGGGTTACGGGAGCTTTCCCACCTGCAAGCCTGGGTTGACGGGCAAACCGACGAGGCTCTGAATGGGAAGAAACAGGTCCTTTCTTCCAGCTTAGCCCGTGTGAAAGCGCTCGTGCTTCCGATCGTGCAGTCGATCGTTCGGTTGGAGCTCGAATCCCCGAATAGCGCGGTTACCCCCGGTGATGAGAAGCGGGTTGCGGTAACCTGGCAAAATGCGAGCGAAAAAACCATCTCCGATGTCCAGCTCCGCATCGATTGGCCGGAGTCCTTCGGACTTCCTCCTGCTGTCAAAACGATCGGAGAGCTGCCGAGCGGACAGGGGGCAACCTGGGAAGAGAGCGTGATCGTCCCCGAAACCGTTAAGCCCTGGGACTATTCCATCCAGACTACCATGAGCTATACCTACAAAGGCTTCCAGCTGTCGACTTCTACTGCGGCCAGTCTAACCGTTACCCCTTTGCTGGATGTCAAGCTTTCGCCCGGCCGGCTTGAGGTGAATAAAGCGGGAACCTATCCGATTACCGTCGAGATGACCAACAAATCGGGCCGCTCCCTTGATGTTGAATGGGGGCTGTCCGTACCGGACGGCATCACGGTTGATCTGCCTTCCACGGTAACCTTGGCCCCCTTGGAAACAAAGGTAGTTCAAGGGCAGGTGACGGTTCCTTCTCCGCTTAAGGAGGGGGAGTTCAGCGTGACAATCGAGGCTAAACGGGGAGAGGCCGTTCTCACCTCCCTTCCTTTAACCGTGAAGGTAGATACTAATCTGGTATACAACGGAGGCTTCGAGAAGCAGGCGGCCGCTTCCAAGCAGCCGGACGGATGGCAGATGAGAGCGAGTGCTTGGGACCAATCGGTTTCTCACACCGGGCAGGCTTCCGTGCGTCTAACCCCTGATTCCGCCAACCTTTTTAACGTGGTCAATACGGATGTGCCTAAGGCGATCCCGGTTACTCCGGGTAAGAAATATGTGGGGAAGGCCTGGATCAAGAACTCGGCGACGGCCGGTGCGGTCTCCCTTGGCGTACGACAGGCGAATGCAAGCGGCGGCACCCTTACGTATACTTGGAAGGATGCCGAACGAAACTCGGATTGGACCTTGTATGAGGTTTCTTTCACAGCACTGCCGCAAGCCCAGACGGCATGGATCTATTTCAAACTGGATCCAGCCGCTAACGGAGCGGCCTGGATCGACGATATCGAGCTTCGCGAGGTGCAGCCTTAA